The Zalophus californianus isolate mZalCal1 chromosome X, mZalCal1.pri.v2, whole genome shotgun sequence genome window below encodes:
- the EMD gene encoding emerin: MDDYAVLSDAELAAVLRQYNIPHGPVVGSTRKLYEKKIFEYETQRRRLSPPNSSASSFSYRFSDLDSASVDSDMYDLPKKEDALLYQSKGYSDDYYEESYLTTRTYGEPEPVGTSKGFRQPSTSLADTDTFHHQVRDDSFFSSEEESKDRERPAYGRDSAYQNIVHYRPVSSVSRSSLGLSYYPTASFTSPMSSSASSPTSWLTRRAIRPEKQAPGAGVGQDRQVPLWGQLLLFLVFAAFLLFVYYSMQAEDGNPFWTEP; encoded by the exons ATGGACGACTACGCGGTCCTGTCGGACGCTGAGCTGGCCGCTGTGCTGCGCCAGTACAACATCCCGCACGGGCCTGTTGTGG GTTCCACTCGCAAGCTCTACGAAAAGAAAATCTTCGAATACGAGACCCAGAGGCGGAGGCTCTCGCCCCCGAACTCGTCCGCATCCTCTTTCTCCTATCGGTTCTCGG aCTTAGATTCAGCATCCGTGGACTCAGATATGTATGATCTGCCCAAGAAAGAGGACGCCTTACTTTACCAGAGCAAGG GCTATAGTGATGACTACTATGAGGAGAGTTACTTGACCACCAGGACTTATGGGGAACCTGAGCCTGTGGGCACCTCCAAGGGATTCCGCCAGCCCTCAACTTCACTCGCAGATACAGACACCTTTCACCACCAG GTGCGCGATGAcagttttttctcttctgaagagGAAAGCAAGGATAG GGAACGCCCTGCCTATGGCCGGGACAGCGCCTACCAGAACATCGTGCACTACCGGCCTGTCTCCAGCGTCTCCAGAAGCTCCCTGGGCCTGTCCTATTACCCCACAGCCTCTTTCACCTCTCCCATGTCCTCATCTGCATCTTCTCCCACTTCGTGGCTCACCCGTCGTGCTATCCGGCCGGAAAAGCAGGCccctggggctggtgtgggcCAGGACCGCCAGGTCCCGCTCTGGGGCCAGCTGCTCCTATTCCTGGTCTTTGCTGCCTTCCTGCTCTTTGTTTACTACTCCATGCAGGCTGAGGATGGCAATCCCTTCTGGACGGAGCCCTGA